CTGCCAAGCATATCACTTACGGAtgaatcaaaatttattttacattattctgAGCAGAAATTTGCCATAGTTAAATACATCTGAATTGTATAGATTTTCATGTTGCTGATTTGcactttaatcccattgtggtcagatagagtacaaggggttacttcagttttcctgtagttgttaagatttgctttgtgtcctaatatatggtctattttagagaatgttccatgcacTCTGAGGAAAATATATATTACGCAGTGTTTGGAtggaattttatgtatatatctgGTAGGTCTATTTGtgccatgacatcatttaatccagatgtctctctgttcatttttggtggggatgatctgtcaattgatgagattggGGTATTAAAATTACCCATTGcaaatgtgtttgttgttatctgtgaccttacatctaatagtgtttgtttgataaaactgGGTGTCtgcatgttaggtgcatacatatttaggacactcctgttggagtgttctctTAATCAgtaaaaagtgaccttctttatctttcctcactaatgttgatttTGTCTATTCTgcaagatattaggatagcaactcctgcttgtttcctaggcccatttgtttgaaatatcattttccaacctttcacccaaagacagtgtctgtcttttattgagagatgagtctcCTGAAGGcagcaaatggcaggatcctgcctgtctgcaagcttgtgtcttttggttggtgaaTTGTGGCCATTCATATTAACAGTTGCTATGGATATGTACATATTGATTTTCTCCATTCTTTGTGTGTTGTAGTGCTTCTGGTTTcccctttacttgcttgtttaaacttttatttcaGTATCGATTGTTTCTtaatatttcctcctgtgtgtgttttgcattttCTCCATTGTGAAGTATTCttttgagtattttctgtagagctggtctagttgtcataaattcattTATTCTGCTTTTGTTGTGTAATATCCTTGTTTCTCCATccatttgaatagatagctttgcaggataaagtaatcttgtttgacagtttttatcttttagaacttggaatataccATTCCAAGTCCTACTGGCATTTagaatttgtgttgaataatttgctattattctgatgggcttgcctttgtaggtggcACTTTTTCtgtaactactttcaatatattttctttggtttgtgtgtttagtagtttaattgtaacattgtgaggagaggttctttgcagattttgtctgtttggtgttctaaaacctTCTTGTATCTACATTggaatttctttcccaatttgggaaaattttattgctatgattttgttgaaaatgcctactaagagTCTGGATTGATATTCTTTTCATTCTACAATATACTGCATTCTTATATTCAATCTTTACATAGATATCTTGAAAATCTCATTCTtatcttcctattagcttgcctttctcttggttggactgtattagttctgcctcctggttttctactttagatattctgttctcccctccttccattctgctggtgaggttttctggagttttttatttgactgactgttttATCCAGAGCTAGACTTTCAGCCTGGTTTTCTTCAGTATTCGATTTCTGTAGAAAGGTAGAATTTGGAGAACACAGTGCTTTATACCTTGCTTCATATTAGATCCTCCTTTCCTGAAAATAAACCTCACTGTAATTTGTTCATTATTAAGTGGCTGAGACAAAGTATCCCTTTGAGTATCTGCTCATCTTTCACCCATAAGCACATAACTTGTAAAATCTCTGAAATGGGAACtattttctgtgtctctctaaCCCTGGACAGACTTTTCTCATAGATGGTAATCTCTTAGATAATAGGTATATGACATTTCATGATATTCCCTTCCTTTAGTAATATGGTATGTGGAGAAGAAAGGTGCCAAGTATACATTATTTCACTATGTTACTGCATTTAGTTGGACATAAAAACAGTAAAACTTTGAAATATagtctgtcaggtgttttgtctataTTCTAGTTAATACATTGTGGTAAAACACACAATAAAGAAAGGCCAAGAGAATATTTCTACCCCTGGTAGAATAGGAGATGTCACTCAAAGTTGTGATTACTTACATCCCTTCTGAGATCCTAAATGGGACAGTGTTACAAGTGGTAACAGTTACAGTTTAATAGGAAGACATGTTAAAAACTGAAATTTCCTTTTTGCCCTTCtacttatatattctttttattaaatggACACTTGGTATGGATATATCAACTGTTGTCACCATCAttcccctcacccctgcccccatttcactaaAGGCCCTCCAAATGTGATTACTGGTATTCAGCATGTAATTTGCTTAATgagatgtgagtggaaaattctgTCGTTGTAGGGGAATGCAAGACTCCTAGATATTTCTGCCCACCCTGTAGATAGTATATTCTTTCTAGACattcttcctcaaaattctgaGTCTTCTTCACTGTATTTTATGTCTACCTTAGTATGTGAGTCTCATcattctggatttttgctttactGCATTCAGAGTATTATCAGTGTCTCTCTCCCTTACCCCAGCTCATGCTGAGAAGTTCCTCATGgaggcagcattcttgctcatctcacccaTTCTTCTGTGTTTTCATCTGGACCCCAGCTTCTGTGCTAGGGGGGTTCTCCTGCTGAAGTACAGTAGGTGATTCTTGTTCTGTTGATATATTTTGGTTGTCCTTTGTTCTCTTTGctttctggaaaataaaaatagattcccCAGTGTAGAGTGAGATCAGACTATGTTAGAGTGTACAAGTATTATGAATTTTGAGAGATTTTGATAGCTGTAgccttttggccaaagactaatggATGGTTCTCATCAGAGTCTGTTATCTTGGTATCCATAGAATACTGAATTGACTTTTAGTTCTagctatggtttcttttccagtgAGTGCATCAATTAGCTAATTATATAGACATTGTTTACTTACCTAGGGTGACTGACACTTGCTCAGGTGTGTATATCTGGTTAGGATCAATGCTTGGTTTTGTCATAGTCCCCTGATTCCTCACAGTATTGCTGGCTGCTTTCAAACAGCATTTTATTCCATGTTTTCTGCACTGTCTGTATTAGCCATCTGGGTGCTGAATTCCTTCCAGATTCAAcctgatctctcaatgttctgtgatATTCTGCATTGGttgcatgtggtatcttcagcaataggttctcaCTTTTATCtttaggtgggtaatcaagtaatTTGACAGAAACTTGTCTTGTTTGGGAATATTCATAATTCTCTTCAGTGAAccgctcaatgtgggttgtaattAATTTTAGATTAAGGCTTCCTCCCATTCTCTTGTTGCCTAATATTTACCAGACAACCCCTCCATGCTCCTGGTATCTTACTGATGAGAAATTATTCTATAACACCAATATAtttttggatttcattttgtttatatttccatTCCCCTGTGTATTCCCATTCTTCTTCCCCAAACAATTTCATCCCTCTCATCTGACCCTCAGGTTCTTGTTGGGTATGACAGCAATTGAAGCTTTTCCAGTTTAGTAACTATGGGTGAGGGAAACCATGCAGCATTTGTATTTCTATAGAATGAGTTCACTAGTATGATCTGCCTAAATCCTACAAGTTTCCTaccaatttcattatatcatttttttccttggggctgagtagaattccattgtgtgtatgtaccacatcttcattattcatttgtcaAGTGATAGGCATTTGGGTTGATTGCAGTTCTTAGCCATTGTGAATTGAGTAGCTACTATTGAGCAAATGTTTCTGGAGTAAAGAGTGCAGCATTTAGGGTAGATCCTCAGTACAGGAATGGCAGGGTTAGTTGGTAGCAgtattttcatccttttctggaGTCTACTTATTGATTTCTATATTTATTGGACAAGTTTGTATTCCCAACAGTAGTTAATTAGGGGCCCTCATTCCCTGAGTGTTCTCAAAAtatactgtcatttttttttttttttaagattcccaTCCTTTTGGGAGTGTGGTGGAATCTCACAGAAGTTTTAATCtcaatttccctgatggctaagaatgttgaacattttcagaGATGAGTTTAGctatttaattctttctttgacAATTTTCTGTTGAATTCTCTGCCCCATTACTCGagtatattgtttcttttttctattgtttagttttttgagttcctttaGATTCTGAatgttaggcctctgtcagtggtataactggcaaagattttctccccatCTGTAGGCAGTTTGTGGGCTCTGTTTAGGGTATGTTGTTTGTAGACAAACATTTTATCTTGGTTAGATGCCAAGGGTTGAAGGATTTATTTAAGTTCCTGAATTACAGTGGTATTTTTCAGCAAGTATGGCCCTAGtcctattttatagaatgttccttttttgtttcatCCTGTAACTTTAGAATTCTGGATCTTATTTTGAAGCATTTCCTCCATttggaggtttgttttttttatgggAAGAAAAATAGGTGTAGTTTAATTTTTTCTATAGGTAGTTATTCAATATGTCCAGAAATATTTGTTGAGAATGCTATGTTTCTTCTAGTTTACATTGGTGTGGTCAATTGAACTAATTAAATATTAACTGTTCATAAAAAGACCACATATGGTAAATGATTATGAAGAACTATTTTAAATGGGAAGTCAAAATGCATCTACAGAACACCTCTAAGGAGCTAGAAATCATTAAGTACATTAAGTAATTAAATatcagtaaatataaataaagaagacATAATAATGAGAGAATTATATAGGAAATTAAAAGATTTCTTTTGCAGAGAGATTCAATGTTTAAGGGAACATGAAATTATCAACATCTGAAATACCATTATATCCTGAGTTTGTTCAGCTTACTTGGTCAACTAGAAGTCCAGTAATGatatatagaaacagaaaaaatggaatgtaaaggtAAAGCACAATGTCAGAAGAATTATACCCATGATTACCAAAAGCATCATTGTTTTCCATTGACAAAAATGATTTCTGTTTTCACAACTCATCCTCCCCCCAGTGTATCCAAATCCTCAGATCTCAAATGTtatcctcctgccactgttacATGGACTTGGATGTCACACATGACTCTCAGCATAGCTGCCAAGTCACTATATCACTTACCCCCTTCTATATCACCTGTGGCAAGGATCATATTTGCGGGTCTACAGAAGCACCCATGTCAGTTTGGGCACACTTAACCATTATCCATGCCCTTATTTCTACCCACAATGTCTATTGCCGGGTTCCATCGAGAATATTGGAGCAACTTCCAAAATCCATGAGCATCTTCCTAGATACATACTTCTAGGATTCCACATGTGAGTCCAAGTGTAGAGGCAATCTCTTTGCCCTTTGTACTGCCCATGCCACCTCCTGCTGGGGAGACACACATTAGAGAATGCCTCCTAAATCATTTCTAAATATGTTGTTGTGGCACcaaataagaaatatatacagacaatgaattcaagaacacaggAGTAAATGTccaaaggaaatcaaagacaaCACAAAGCAGAGGACATACATATGTACAGAGTGCATTctaagacaaaagaaacaaacatcatAATCGAGCTATTTCTAAACAGGGTATTATAATAGAATTCAAAAAATGGATAGCACatcaatgaaaattttaactGAAATGATTATAGAAATGAAAAcctaataagtaaaattaaaagcaCTGTGGAATTCCTCTCATATAGACTGCATCACATGAGTGACAGCAGATTAGGAAGTACAGACCAGGTAAAAGAATAAAAGGATGAGTCAAAATTAATAAGATCCAGATGTATGAAGGAAACAAGTGATACTTTCAGTACTATGGGAGGGTCATATTTAGAAATTAAGTGTTTAGAATAAAATAAACCCTAGACCAAAGGTATCAAATTTATTGAAAGTAattgtagaagaaaatttcctggaAGTAGGAGAAAAGATGCTGTCCAGTTACAATAGGCATAGAAACCACCAGACAGGCAGGAATCCCAGAAAAACTACCCAGGTCATGTTAaggtgaaaaatataaataaaagaataagaaagggCACAGAGAGCTCATGACAGAAACACTcactaacatataaaggcaaggcTATCAAAATAGGTGATTTTTCAACAAACTCTAAATACAAGGAGGGCTTCGTAACATGACCTACAGTTAACTATTGACTAACCACAAGCGGCACAACTGCAGTGTTATAGCACCAAACCAGAGGAAGCATGTAGGATGAAGGCAGAAAAGCTAAGTATCGGGGTGGAGCTTACAGGGgtgtgagaaaagaaaaggacaggaGGGGAATAAAACTTTGTTTCAAACAACATaatgaaacaaatatttgaaaCGTAATAAGAATAAACTTACACAACAGCAGGAACTCTGTATGTTTGTGGTCTtaattctctgatcaaaagacaTACAGTAGAAGATTCTATCAGAAAAGGGAATATTTCTTCATCCTAAAATAATTCACATTACAATTAGAGAGATAATTTTTTAGGTAACAGATGGAAAAAGATTTTCtaaatgtcatattttattttttatattcaacTTGAGAAGATTTACAATCACCTGAGAGGAATTATATGGATTAGGTTATCACTGGAGAGAATTCCTGTTAGATAATATTGACTAGGTAATTAAAGTGGGAATATCCAAAtttactgtgggcagcaccatagGAGGGCAGAGATCCTCTACTGTATAAAAAGGAAGAGATATGACTGCCAATGtgcaatattaatatagctctgTGGGCCTCCTTGCTGGACTGAAAGAGACCACTCTCACATACTATGCATTCCCTGCCAATAATATCCTTATCAATTTTGAGTATTCTTTAGTATGACCTGGAAGGATAATCTGCAACAAATAATGCCTTCCTTTAACCTGATTTTTGTCAGCTATGTTGTCCTAGCAAAGGGGAGGTACTTAACACaagaagcaaatgaactccaaaaatgAATGCGCACTTCCAATTCCTGGTGAAATAGAGTTCGCATTACAACCAGGAGAGATACCAATACCTTCAAATACATTATAAAAGCCACGTTTTGCTGTTAATAGATAGGAATGACTGTATATTCTGCATTAATCAGGGCATTGCTTGACTCGTTGCCAGATGGTATTTAACAAAAGTACCATAACATAGGAATTTATAAAGGAatttctgtgtaagcatgagggcctttgTTCAAATCCATGGCCCTCACATAAAATTTTAACTTGGTGCACATACCATCCCATGTTCTGAGTTTGGAAAATCTGAGTCCCTAGAGATTGGTTGCTTCTGTAGCCAAATTGGTGTTCACCAAGTCCTCAGAATAATTGCAtgtaaatcaggcatggtgatacatacctttaTTCTCAGcctttaggaggcaaaggtaggagtatcaccatgagttccaggcttccctaagactacatgttgaattccaggtcagaaaggGCAAGAGTCAGAACCTGTTTCACAATTAAAACCAAGGACAAATAATTACTTGTAATGTATAAGAACAACTCACACTGGTTTATAGAGTTACACAGTGAAACAAGCATAGgccctcttacacacacatgcccacacacatacacatatatgcacaaaatgTGACCTTCCAAACATGAAGGTGACTATTACCCACAAATACACACCAAAGTACCATAAACTCAATCATtgctgcatttatttttcatttcttaaaattggGAATTCTACCATCAAGATATTCTGTCTGGTGTAAGTCTACTTCCAAGTCCGTGTACGAACAATAGAATATATATAGTCTTTTCACCAGTTTCTCATTAGCCAAAGATGACATATACATAACATAAATACCTTTATGAATTATCtttcatttaataattaaaaaatacccAGTTGATTCCTATGCTATGTTGGATCATATCCTCACATAAAGGTTCATGTTTACATGAGAATTTCAGGAGAAAGCATCACTTATCACATGTATTACATATCCACtcaaattgttttgaaaattatCCTGTTTGAAGCCTCATCCATAATGATTACTGTGTTTCATTTCAGTGTGCCAGTCAAAAAGTATCAATATATTCTGACAATGATTTTTGTCACTGAAGAGATCAACAGAAATCCCAAACTTATACCCAACATgtctattaattttttattccaaCCTTCCAAGTGTGATGATTCATTGATTATTGTCTCTCACCTACGTTCCACAAAAACTAAAAGGATTGTTCTCCCTAATTATCATTGTGAAATAAAAGAATGTAGCTTATTATTTACAGGCCCATCATGGGAAAGAAGTAGCAAAATTGGGACATTTCTCTCACTAATCCTTAATACAGGACAGGTGAGACTATGTGATGTACAGAGTAGAAATACGAATCTCATGTGCTTAGGGATATTTCCAGTAGACACTGGTTTATCCATGTATTGTCACATACAGTTAATAGAGATCATCATCCTTTACTTGGTGGGGTATCTGCACTTAACTTTGAAAAATTTATAGGAGGAACTATGGAGACATACAAATGGATTTTCCACAACCCTTAAACTGTTCAGTACTTTTCCTGAGTCTTATGGATAGTGAAATACAACGAATAATGGTGTTAGCCATCACCCTTCCAAACATTCTTCCAAAATGGTGATTAACACAATTCAGATCTTAGTTTGAGTTTTCTTCCATTGTTCTTTCTCACATTCATTTCTATGTTTTGTGTCCTTTAGATTCACTTTGGCCCATTTAATCCTGTTCTGAGTGACCATATTCAGTATCCTTATCTGTATCAGATTGCACCCAAGGAAACAAGGCTGCCCTTTGCCATAGTCTCCTTAATGCTTCATTTCAACTGGACCTGGATGGGGCTGGTCATCTCCGATGATGACCAAGGTATTCAATTCctctcagacttcagagaaaagATGCAAGGAAATGATCTCTGTTTAGCCTTTGTGAATGTAATTCCATTAAACATGGACTTATACAATACAAGGGCCAAgaaatattataaacaaattgTGACATCTCTGGCAAGTGTTGTGGTCATTTATGGTGAAACAAATTCTACACTGGAAGTGAGCTTTAGAAGATGGGCATATTTAGGCATCCGTAGGATCTGTGTCACCACCTCACAGTGGGATGTCATCACAAATACAGGAAGACACTTCACTCTTGACTCATTCTATGGttctttcacattttctaatCACTATCATGAGATTCCCAATATTAACAAATTTATTCAGTCAATAAACACTTCTCAATATCCAATAAACTTTTCTGTTCTGAGATCAGAATGGATGTACTTTAATTGTTTGGACATTGAATCTAAATGTAGAACACAGAATAAATGTGCACTCAATAATTCATTAAAATGGTTTGTAAATCAAGGATTTCACATAGCCATGAATGACGAGAATTATAATCTATATAATGCTGTGTATGCCTGGGCATATGCTTACCATGCAATATATTATGAACAGGTAGATGTTCACCCAATAACAAGTCTATGCCTACCTGACGGCTTAAAGGTATGTAGTGTCATCAGTAATACCTTCTAAGTAGCTCCATACCTTTTTTAAACCTCTTGCTGGGAGTACTCTCGATTTTGGGTGTTTCTCCACTGTTTCATTTCCTAGGAAGTAAATATATACAGTTTATTAGTAACATTTTTCAGGGTAAATACTTGACCAAAACAACTTAGTTGAGAATGGTTTCATTCTACTTCACAGTTCAAGACTATAGTCCTTCAGAATGGTGACACCATGGAAGCAGGGGCATGACACACACTGTCCATAGCATCTGCAATCTGTAAGCAAGGGTGATGAATTTATAGGTCCTCTAGCTCTCCCTGATTATAAACCCTTTTCCCATGAAATAGTGCCACCTGCATTCAGTGTGAGCTTTCCACATTTAGTTACCAAACTAAAATTTCTTAGTGAAATGTCCACAGAGTTGTGTCTATGGTAATTCTAACTCCAGTCAAGCAGGCAACCATGACAAATCATCACTGTGTTCATACATGAAAAAGATACTGAAATTGATGACATCATTTTTGAGTGATCCATATTTTATGTGACATATTTTCTGAGCCTGATACCATGCCCAACTGGTTTTAGTATTTGATAAGTGatcccagtttatttatttacattggttttccgaggtagggtctcactttaacccaggctgacctggaattcactatggagcctcagggtggcttcaaactcatgcgatcctcctacctctgcctcctgagtgctgggattaaaggtatgtgccaccatgtctggcttccagtttttgtttttgttttttttgttgttgttgttttttgttttgttttttaaatcatgaagTGCTTGAAATCTAGATGTGAGCTTACTTTTCCCATGCTAAAGTATTCTGATCAATGTGGTTGAGAAGTCACATAAATTGCTATTGTAATTCTGTATCAGTGCTATAACTGAGGACCTTAAtgctttatttaatcttttttgaTTACTATAAATATAGAGTTTTAAGGTTTATCTCAATAGCCTTACCTAATATTTCATGATCGGTTTTAGCAGATTCTTcacaaataatcttttaaaaatatagtaatgTTTAATTTATCTGtggaaattcatttatttcacattATTGGGTATATGCAGTAAAGTTTCATTTTCAGCAAAAGGTTGTAAGAAACAAAAGTATTACTCATATCACATATTATGTCCATTTGTGTATGTACTTAATTAGAAATGatatatttcttttagttttaccaCAGTATGAAGAATATGCAATTTATTAACCCCATTGGAGACCTAGTAACtattaatgagaaaagaaaatgtgatgcagACTATGATATTTCCCACATTTCAAATTTTCCACAAGGTCTTGGAATAAAGGTGAAAATAGGATAGTTTTCTTCATACGGTTCCTTCGGTCAACAATTGTATTTGTCTGATGAGGCCATAGAGTGGGCCACAGGGAGTAGACAGGTATGTTTATCTAACTGTAATACTTTACTCAAggcataaatagataaaatcatgTGGGGTCATGTGTGCCCTCACAATTTGGCCAAGTATAATAACATGTTGTTTAAGATTCATTTACCAGTGCTTtagattttctttctatcttttgaaaaatatttggaaatgacAAAAGATTTCATCTAAATCTTGACAGgcaggctgggtgtagtggtgcacgcctttagtcccaccacttgggaggcagatgtaggaggatcactgtgagttcaaggtcagcctgagactatatagtgaattccaggtctgcctgggctcctgtgagactctagctcaaaaaaaaaaaaaaaaaatcttgacagaCATGGAGTGTGACACCTCAATTTTATTGTATATGTGGAAAAAGAGTTTAATAAGGGTGATTGTTTTAACATATAGTTTTGAATGGACTATATAACATTGCTAACTTTTGCAACTACACTTCTGGTTTTCCTCAGATTCCCTCTTCTGTGTGCAGTGAGACTTGCAGGCTTGGTTTCAGGAAGTTCTGACATGAGGGAAAGGCAGCCTGTTGCTTTGATTGCTTCCCCTGCCCAGAAAATGAGATTTCTAACAAAACGGGTAAGTTGATGGTATAGAGAGTTTTTCTCCAGTTTGATCTTTTCTCCACCTATAGTGGGAACTTCTAAGGGCCTTAAGAGAACCTGAAGAAACAGATAATATTTCTTCATTGCTTAAAGTAACCACTTGGTTTAAATGATAAATACTCATGACATTAACATAACACTCCCTTCATGAACCACATTTTAAGTACTTAGATCCATAGTACATACTAGTTATCTCACAATTAAAAATACTCTGTGATCAAATAGTTAATGGATAGAAAATTTCTTCAAGGaatgtcatatatacatataatcttcTGTGAATCTACATCAAATGAAGGTAATAAGAAGGTATATTCCTCAACTTTATCTTCCCAGAATGCAAGAGGTTGCTGATAATAAATGCACAGACATGTCATTtttggttttaaatatttatatttagtttattcagttattgattgattgatttattagagagagaaggaaaaataaagtcagaatgtgagtgccag
This DNA window, taken from Jaculus jaculus isolate mJacJac1 unplaced genomic scaffold, mJacJac1.mat.Y.cur mat_scaffold_36_1_2353498_arrow_ctg1, whole genome shotgun sequence, encodes the following:
- the LOC123457327 gene encoding LOW QUALITY PROTEIN: vomeronasal type-2 receptor 116-like (The sequence of the model RefSeq protein was modified relative to this genomic sequence to represent the inferred CDS: inserted 2 bases in 1 codon; substituted 2 bases at 2 genomic stop codons), with translation MQIHFGPFNPVLSDHIQYPYLYQIAPKETRLPFAIVSLMLHFNWTWMGLVISDDDQGIQFLSDFREKMQGNDLCLAFVNVIPLNMDLYNTRAKKYYKQIVTSLASVVVIYGETNSTLEVSFRRWAYLGIRRICVTTSQWDVITNTGRHFTLDSFYGSFTFSNHYHEIPNINKFIQSINTSQYPINFSVLRSEWMYFNCLDIESKCRTQNKCALNNSLKWFVNQGFHIAMNDENYNLYNAVYAWAYAYHAIYYEQVDVHPITSLCLPDGLKFYHSMKNMQFINPIGDLVTINEKRKCDADYDISHISNFPQGLGIKVKIGXFSSYGSFGQQLYLSDEAIEWATGSRQIPSSVCSETCRLGFRKFXHEGKAACCFDCFPCPENEISNKTDMDQCVKCPINQYGNIEKNHCLQKTMKFLAYEDALGIALACIALCFSTLTAVVLGVFVKHKNTPIVKANNRTNSYILLISLKFCFLCPLLFIGHPTTAKCVLQQITFALLFTVAVSTVLAKTITVVLAFRATAPGQKLRGLLVSGAPNFIIPICTLIQLVLRGIWMGTSPPFVDTDXKLIKGSDTAFYCVLGYLGSLAIGSFTVAFLARNLPDAFNEAKFLTFSMLVFCSVWVTFLPVYHSTKGISMVIVEVFSILASSTGLISCIFFPKCYIILIRPRKNTLKRVKKHIVQPTDF